The Octopus sinensis unplaced genomic scaffold, ASM634580v1 Contig00560, whole genome shotgun sequence genome includes a window with the following:
- the LOC115226939 gene encoding acetylcholine receptor subunit alpha-like 1 — SDILLQEWYDLRLTWNPEDFGGETMLHIPSEDLWRPDIVIYNNADGDFVITMLTKALVSYDGKIVWEPPAIYKTYCPIDVEYFPFDTQLCFMKFSSWTYDGNEVDLVDFCHGTGQTQVDGKVVILNGIDMKGYSQNSEWEILNVTSTREIKTYPCCPTPYPIILYNITMRRIPQFYTLNLIIPCVSISFLTILVFYLPSVSGEKITLSISVLLALTVFFLLLSEIIPPTSLVIPLIGKYLMFTMLMVTASLFLTVNVLNINYRTTTTHTMSQWVRYYFLERLPTFLMMKRPRFEDEPPILPPSKMQSLSTFDGEEPVETRSITLNCRGEVPTYENMCPHQSIDEPDPGKLEKMQSLDDWTSKLVEEMISNVEYIASTKKDVEEGSAAVRDWAYISTLIDRLFLWIFSVICTIGTVVIYLNAPSHFDSRPSLGAGDFVNLSCTF, encoded by the exons CGCCGACGGGGATTTCGTAATCACAATGTTAACAAAAGCCCTTGTGTCGTACGACGGTAAAATAGTTTGGGAACCGCCTGCTATCTACAAAACCTATTGCCCTATAGACGTAGAATATTTTCCGTTCGATACCCAGTTATGCTTCATGAAATTCAGCTCCTGGACTTACGATGGTAACGAAGTTGACTTGGTCGACTTTTGCCACGGCACCGGTCAAACGCAAGTTGATGGCAAGGTTGTGATCCTGAATGGTATCGATATGAAAGGCTATTCTCAGAACTCTGAATGGGAAATTCTAAACGTAACATCAACTCGAGAGATCAAAACGTATCCATGCTGTCCAACACCTTACCCAATCatattatacaacataacaatgaGACGCATACCTCAGTTTTACACTTTGAACTTAATCATACCCTGTGTGTCAATTTCGTTCTTGACTATTCTTGTATTCTATTTACCGTCCGTGAGTGGTGAGAAAATCACTCTGTCCATATCAGTTCTCTTGGCACTGACTGTGTTCTTCTTGCTGCTTTCTGAAATCATTCCGCCCACTTCTCTTGTGATTCCTTTAATCGGTAAATACCTCATGTTCACTATGCTAATGGTGACGGCATCGCTATTTCTGACTGTCAACGTATTAAACATCAATTACCGAACAACCACAACTCATACAATGTCCCAATGGGTGAGGTATTACTTTTTGGAAAGACTACCCACTTTCCTTATGATGAAACGACCCCGTTTCGAAGATGAGCCGCCGATTCTGCCACCGTCCAAGATGCAAAGTTTAAGTACCTTCGACGGAGAAGAACCCGTAGAAACTCGAAGCATCACACTCAACTGCAGAGGAGAGGTGCCGACATACGAGAACATGTGTCCGCACCAGTCTATTGATGAGCCTGACCCTGGGAAGTTGGAGAAAATGCAAAGCCTTGATGACTGGACAAGCAAACTGGTGGAAGAGATGATCAGTAATGTGGAATATATTGCCAGCACCAAGAAAGATGTCGAAGAAGGCAGTGCT GCAGTACGTGATTGGGCCTACATCTCAACGTTGATAGATCGATTATTCCTTTGGATCTTTAGTGTGATTTGTACGATCGGAACCGTTGTCATTTACCTGAATGCACCCTCACACTTTGACAGTAGGCCTAGTTTAGGGGCAGGAGATTTCGTCAATCTTTCCTGCACTTTTTGA